A genome region from Paludibacterium sp. B53371 includes the following:
- the nagA gene encoding N-acetylglucosamine-6-phosphate deacetylase, which produces MSKLQQLSGRILTPEGWVSGTLTFDEKIRHIEAGPVAADAPTILPGFIDTHVHGGGGADTMQGGDAVTTLARLHARHGTTSLLATTMTAPEADIRHALEALAAACHTRPSGAARVLGVHLEGPYINRGKLGAQPDNTCHAALTQFDAFNQIAPIRLVTIAPEIPGHLDIIAALKARGVRVQLGHTLGSYEDGVAALAHGASGFTHLFNAMTGLHHREPGMVGAALAHAEYAELIPDLLHIHPGAMHAAIRAIPHLFCVTDSTAAAGMPDGQYRLGSHTVTKCLGGVRLADGTLAGSTLTMDQALRNLVSIGLELADASHRLSRNPADYLGVSDRGRLARDCWADLNVLDADLNLTRVYVEGESLVLADA; this is translated from the coding sequence ATGAGCAAGCTGCAACAACTCAGTGGTCGCATCCTGACCCCGGAAGGCTGGGTGTCCGGCACCCTGACCTTTGATGAAAAAATCCGTCATATCGAAGCCGGTCCGGTCGCTGCCGATGCCCCGACCATCCTGCCCGGCTTCATCGATACCCACGTCCATGGCGGCGGTGGTGCCGACACCATGCAGGGCGGCGATGCCGTGACCACGCTGGCTCGGCTGCATGCCCGCCATGGCACCACCTCGCTGCTGGCTACCACCATGACCGCGCCGGAGGCCGATATCCGCCACGCGCTCGAAGCGCTGGCCGCTGCCTGTCACACCCGCCCGAGCGGCGCCGCCCGCGTGCTCGGCGTGCACCTCGAAGGCCCGTATATCAACCGCGGCAAGCTGGGCGCCCAGCCTGACAATACCTGTCATGCCGCCCTGACCCAGTTCGACGCCTTCAACCAGATTGCCCCGATTCGTCTGGTCACCATCGCCCCGGAAATCCCCGGGCACCTGGACATCATCGCTGCCCTCAAGGCGCGCGGCGTGCGCGTTCAGCTTGGCCACACCCTGGGCAGCTATGAAGACGGCGTGGCTGCGCTGGCGCATGGTGCCAGTGGCTTTACCCATCTGTTCAACGCCATGACCGGCCTGCATCACCGCGAACCCGGCATGGTCGGCGCCGCGCTGGCTCATGCCGAATACGCCGAGCTGATTCCCGACCTGCTGCACATCCATCCAGGGGCCATGCATGCAGCCATCCGTGCCATCCCGCACCTGTTCTGCGTGACCGATTCCACGGCTGCCGCCGGCATGCCCGACGGCCAGTACCGTCTCGGTTCGCATACCGTGACCAAGTGCCTGGGCGGTGTTCGCCTGGCCGACGGCACCCTGGCCGGCAGCACGCTGACCATGGATCAGGCGCTGCGCAATCTGGTGTCCATCGGTCTGGAACTGGCGGATGCCTCGCACCGTCTGTCGCGTAACCCCGCCGATTACCTCGGCGTGAGTGACCGCGGACGCCTGGCCCGTGATTGCTGGGCCGACCTGAATGTATTGGATGCCGATCTCAATCTGACCCGGGTTTATGTTGAAGGAGAGTCCCTTGTCCTCGCTGATGCTTGA
- a CDS encoding GntR family transcriptional regulator, giving the protein MDSRWTALQLDESDNTPLYLQLARKLAEAINAGWWQADEALPSERTLCEALAISRVTARKALDILLDQGLISRRHGSGTFITPKLEQPLSRLNGFTEVLKAKGFKPESQWLMRVRTTPSSEEIIKLGLSPNAEVSRLKRKRLADGVVMAIEISTLPASCLPDPLQVESSLYAYLDSHGHSVVRALQHVRAINATPELAALAGIPVGEAMLMMSRIGYDAANNAIELTDTYCRNDYYDFVAELKR; this is encoded by the coding sequence ATGGATAGTCGCTGGACGGCCCTGCAGTTGGACGAATCGGACAACACCCCGCTGTATCTGCAACTGGCTCGCAAGCTGGCCGAGGCCATCAATGCCGGCTGGTGGCAGGCCGACGAGGCCCTGCCCTCGGAGCGGACCCTGTGCGAGGCACTTGCCATTTCCCGTGTCACCGCGCGCAAGGCGCTGGATATCCTGCTGGACCAGGGTCTGATCAGTCGCCGCCACGGTTCCGGTACCTTCATCACACCCAAGCTGGAACAACCCCTGTCGCGCCTGAACGGCTTTACCGAAGTCCTCAAGGCCAAGGGTTTCAAGCCGGAATCACAATGGCTGATGCGGGTCAGAACCACGCCGTCTTCGGAAGAGATCATCAAGCTCGGGTTGTCACCCAATGCCGAAGTCAGCCGACTCAAGCGCAAACGCCTGGCCGACGGCGTGGTGATGGCGATCGAAATCAGTACCCTGCCTGCCAGCTGCCTGCCGGATCCGCTGCAAGTCGAAAGCTCACTCTATGCCTATCTCGACAGCCACGGCCACTCGGTGGTGCGCGCCCTGCAACACGTGCGGGCCATCAATGCCACCCCGGAGCTGGCCGCCCTGGCCGGCATTCCTGTCGGAGAAGCCATGCTGATGATGTCGCGTATCGGCTATGACGCCGCCAACAACGCCATCGAGCTGACCGATACCTACTGCCGCAATGATTACTACGACTTTGTCGCGGAGCTGAAGCGATGA
- the yedA gene encoding drug/metabolite exporter YedA: MTSSNRLPVLLSLLALYIIWGSTYFAIRVGVQSWPPFMMAGVRFLLAGLLMYGWLRWRGAPNPNRRELAGAALLGFLMPAIGNGLVTMAETRVSSGVAALMVATVPLFTTLFARLLGQPTQLREWLALLLGFCGIVLLNFGANLAASPFGAVLLILACIGWALGSALNKRVTQPKGMMASAMMMLCAGLQLLLASALTGEHLQTMPPLAGWLAMLYLAVFGSIIAYSAYIYLLAHVRPSLATSYAYVNPVIAVLLGMGLLNEQVGGMEVAGMAVIVSAVVMLAWRR, from the coding sequence ATGACTTCCTCCAACCGTCTGCCCGTCCTGCTGTCCCTGCTGGCGCTGTATATCATCTGGGGCTCGACCTATTTCGCCATTCGCGTCGGCGTTCAATCCTGGCCCCCCTTCATGATGGCCGGCGTACGCTTTTTGCTGGCAGGACTGCTGATGTACGGTTGGCTGCGCTGGCGCGGCGCCCCCAACCCGAACCGGCGAGAACTGGCCGGTGCAGCGCTGTTGGGGTTTCTGATGCCGGCGATCGGCAATGGCCTGGTGACCATGGCCGAAACCCGCGTCTCCTCCGGTGTGGCGGCACTGATGGTGGCCACCGTACCACTGTTTACCACCCTGTTTGCCCGCCTGCTGGGACAGCCGACCCAGCTGCGCGAATGGCTGGCTCTGCTGCTGGGTTTCTGCGGCATCGTGCTGCTCAACTTTGGTGCCAACCTGGCCGCCAGTCCCTTTGGGGCCGTGTTGCTGATCCTGGCCTGTATCGGCTGGGCGCTCGGATCGGCGCTCAACAAGCGGGTGACCCAGCCCAAGGGCATGATGGCCAGTGCCATGATGATGCTGTGCGCCGGCCTGCAACTGCTGCTGGCCAGTGCGCTCACCGGCGAGCATCTGCAAACCATGCCGCCGCTGGCCGGCTGGCTGGCCATGCTCTATCTGGCCGTCTTCGGCTCGATCATCGCCTACAGCGCCTATATCTATCTGTTGGCCCATGTGCGGCCGTCGCTGGCCACCAGCTATGCCTACGTCAACCCGGTGATCGCCGTGCTGCTCGGCATGGGCCTGCTGAATGAGCAGGTCGGTGGCATGGAGGTTGCCGGCATGGCGGTGATCGTCTCGGCCGTGGTCATGCTGGCCTGGCGGCGTTAA
- the tolQ gene encoding protein TolQ, whose amino-acid sequence MSFISLILNASLVVQLVMAGLVLTSILSWTLIFNKTFVLKSARRDSDEFERQFWSGTDLSRLFEDASRRQHRSGMERIFQAGFAEFLKLRGRSGTELSDIMDGSRRAMRAAAQRELDTLDRHNSFLATVGSVSPYVGLFGTVWGIMHAFIGLGNTGQATLATVAPGIAEALVATAIGLFAAIPAVVAYNRFATDVDRLATRFDAYMEEFSNILQRQATR is encoded by the coding sequence ATTTCGTTTATCTCCCTGATCCTGAATGCCAGTCTGGTGGTCCAGCTGGTGATGGCTGGCCTGGTCCTGACCTCCATTCTGTCCTGGACACTGATTTTCAATAAAACCTTTGTGCTGAAGAGCGCACGTCGCGACAGCGACGAATTCGAGCGCCAGTTCTGGAGCGGCACCGATCTGAGCCGACTGTTCGAAGACGCCTCGCGCCGTCAGCACCGCAGCGGCATGGAGCGCATCTTCCAGGCTGGGTTTGCCGAGTTCCTCAAGCTGCGCGGCCGCAGCGGCACCGAACTGTCCGACATCATGGATGGCTCGCGCCGCGCCATGCGTGCCGCCGCTCAGCGTGAACTCGATACCCTGGATCGGCACAATTCCTTCCTGGCCACCGTCGGTTCGGTCAGCCCCTACGTCGGCCTGTTCGGCACCGTCTGGGGCATCATGCACGCCTTCATCGGTCTGGGTAACACCGGCCAGGCCACCCTGGCGACCGTCGCCCCGGGGATTGCCGAAGCCCTGGTGGCCACGGCCATCGGTCTGTTTGCAGCCATTCCTGCCGTGGTGGCCTACAACCGCTTCGCCACCGATGTCGATCGTCTGGCCACCCGCTTCGATGCCTATATGGAAGAGTTTTCCAACATCCTGCAGCGTCAGGCTACGCGCTGA
- a CDS encoding ABC transporter substrate-binding protein codes for MRPVLLRCLFCLMLPALAVGAARAGGLRLLTEDYPPFNMALPNGQVGGLSTDIVRELFQRAKRPYTIQLQPWIRAFNTTILENNTCVYSTTRTDNREHQFKWVGPLLENPWVLYAGPSSPKVGLDLESVRRYKIGGYNGDAVAQYLIARGFNVELTPTDDLNARKLMAGRIDFWATGKYLGNYLTKKEKLPQLRPVLVFNTAFMYLACNPHVDNQLIFQLNSVLQGMQQDGSMSRIAHAYLAP; via the coding sequence ATGAGGCCCGTGCTGCTGCGCTGTCTGTTCTGCCTGATGCTGCCTGCGCTGGCCGTGGGCGCAGCCCGCGCCGGCGGGCTGCGTCTGCTGACCGAGGACTACCCCCCGTTCAATATGGCCCTGCCCAACGGCCAGGTCGGCGGACTGTCCACCGACATCGTGCGCGAGCTGTTCCAGCGCGCCAAACGGCCGTACACCATTCAGCTGCAACCCTGGATCCGCGCCTTCAACACCACCATTCTGGAGAACAATACCTGCGTGTACTCCACCACCCGCACCGACAACCGCGAACACCAGTTCAAATGGGTCGGTCCGCTGCTGGAGAACCCCTGGGTGCTGTATGCCGGCCCGTCCAGCCCGAAAGTCGGCCTGGATCTGGAAAGCGTGCGGCGCTACAAGATAGGCGGCTACAACGGCGATGCCGTGGCGCAATACCTGATTGCCCGCGGCTTCAACGTTGAACTCACGCCGACCGATGACCTCAACGCCCGCAAACTGATGGCCGGGCGCATCGACTTCTGGGCGACCGGCAAGTACCTCGGCAACTACCTGACCAAAAAAGAAAAACTGCCACAGCTCAGACCGGTGCTGGTGTTCAATACCGCCTTCATGTATCTGGCCTGCAACCCGCATGTCGACAACCAGCTCATCTTCCAGCTCAACAGCGTGCTGCAGGGCATGCAGCAGGACGGCAGCATGAGCCGCATCGCCCATGCTTATCTGGCCCCCTGA
- a CDS encoding ABC transporter substrate-binding protein, with product MHLLTEQYPPFNMMTSGGQVGGMSTEVVRELFKRAKIPYQIELEPWIRAFNTAILENNTCVYSTTRTDNREHQFKWVGPLVENTWALYGGPASPKGIFALEDARRFTIGGYSGDAESQYLIGLGFNVELTPTDDLNLRKLVAGRIDFWATSKPRGTYLINQQKLGQIKLLLSFNNVFLYLACNQNVPDTTIHRLNDILTTMQHDGFYDQLHKRYLNE from the coding sequence ATGCATCTGCTGACTGAGCAATATCCACCGTTCAATATGATGACCAGCGGTGGCCAGGTCGGCGGCATGTCGACCGAGGTGGTACGCGAACTGTTCAAGCGCGCCAAAATTCCCTATCAGATCGAACTTGAACCCTGGATCCGCGCCTTCAACACCGCCATCCTGGAAAACAATACCTGCGTCTACTCCACCACCCGCACCGACAACCGGGAACACCAGTTCAAATGGGTCGGCCCGCTGGTGGAAAACACCTGGGCATTGTATGGCGGCCCGGCCAGCCCGAAGGGCATCTTTGCCCTCGAGGATGCGCGGCGCTTTACGATTGGCGGGTATAGCGGCGATGCCGAATCACAGTACCTGATCGGGCTGGGCTTCAATGTCGAACTGACCCCGACCGACGACCTCAACCTGCGCAAGCTGGTGGCCGGCCGCATCGACTTCTGGGCCACCAGCAAGCCGCGCGGCACCTACCTGATCAACCAGCAGAAGCTCGGGCAGATCAAGCTGCTGCTGAGCTTCAACAATGTGTTCCTCTATCTGGCCTGCAACCAGAATGTGCCGGATACCACCATTCACCGTTTGAACGACATCCTGACCACCATGCAGCATGACGGTTTTTACGATCAGCTGCACAAGCGCTATTTGAATGAGTGA
- the purD gene encoding phosphoribosylamine--glycine ligase, which yields MKVMVIGNGGREHAMAWRIAKSRRVSKVFVAPGNAGTALNPDLTNVPITGIDELVAFAKSEKVELTVVGPEAPLAAGVVDAFRDAGLKIFGPTRFAAQLESSKDFAKAFMQRHRIPTAAYQTFTDAAAARAYVDGRGAPIVIKADGLAAGKGVVVAMTLDEAHQAIDMMLLDNRMGDAGARVVIEDFLQGEEASFIVMVDGEHVLPLATSQDHKRLLDNDQGPNTGGMGAYSPAPVVTPEVHARVMREIIMPTVRGMKAEGHPYTGFLYAGLMIDAKGNPYTIEFNCRLGDPETQPIMARLKTDLTILLEHGVRGTLDKVEAEWDRRVALGVVMAAAGYPDAPRKGDLIDGLPAESEDGIVFHAGSTLDEQGRVLTHGGRVLCVVGLGDSVRMAQSRAYALVDQIHFSGAQLRRDIGARALHRRH from the coding sequence ATGAAAGTGATGGTTATCGGTAACGGTGGTCGTGAGCACGCCATGGCGTGGCGCATTGCCAAGTCGCGGCGCGTCTCCAAGGTCTTCGTCGCGCCGGGCAATGCCGGCACGGCCCTCAATCCGGATCTGACCAATGTCCCGATCACCGGCATCGACGAATTGGTCGCCTTTGCCAAAAGCGAGAAAGTCGAACTGACCGTGGTCGGTCCCGAAGCCCCGCTGGCCGCCGGCGTGGTCGACGCCTTCCGCGATGCCGGGCTGAAGATTTTCGGCCCGACACGCTTTGCTGCCCAGCTGGAAAGCTCCAAGGACTTTGCCAAAGCTTTCATGCAGCGCCACCGCATTCCGACGGCGGCGTATCAGACCTTTACCGATGCCGCTGCCGCCCGTGCCTATGTCGACGGACGCGGCGCGCCCATCGTCATCAAGGCCGACGGCCTGGCTGCCGGCAAGGGCGTGGTGGTCGCCATGACTCTCGACGAAGCCCATCAGGCCATCGACATGATGCTGCTGGACAATCGCATGGGGGATGCCGGTGCCCGTGTGGTGATCGAAGACTTCCTGCAGGGCGAAGAGGCCAGCTTCATTGTCATGGTGGATGGCGAGCATGTGCTGCCGCTGGCCACCAGTCAGGACCACAAGCGACTGCTCGACAACGATCAGGGCCCCAACACCGGCGGCATGGGCGCCTATAGCCCGGCACCGGTGGTGACCCCCGAGGTTCATGCCCGCGTGATGCGTGAAATCATCATGCCGACCGTACGCGGCATGAAGGCCGAAGGTCATCCCTATACCGGCTTTCTCTATGCCGGTCTGATGATCGACGCCAAGGGCAACCCCTACACCATCGAATTCAACTGCCGGCTGGGCGATCCGGAAACCCAGCCGATCATGGCGCGCCTCAAGACCGACCTGACCATCCTGCTGGAACATGGCGTGCGCGGTACCCTGGACAAGGTCGAGGCCGAATGGGATCGCCGTGTGGCCCTGGGGGTGGTGATGGCGGCCGCCGGCTACCCGGATGCGCCGCGCAAGGGCGACCTGATCGACGGCCTGCCTGCCGAGAGCGAAGACGGCATCGTGTTCCATGCCGGCAGCACCCTGGACGAGCAGGGCAGGGTGCTGACCCATGGCGGGCGCGTGCTGTGCGTGGTCGGGCTGGGCGACAGTGTGCGTATGGCGCAGTCGCGCGCCTATGCCCTGGTCGATCAGATTCACTTCTCCGGCGCCCAGCTGCGGCGTGATATCGGTGCCCGCGCCCTGCACCGGCGCCATTAA